From the genome of Lotus japonicus ecotype B-129 chromosome 6, LjGifu_v1.2, one region includes:
- the LOC130726502 gene encoding uncharacterized protein LOC130726502, translated as MGTLVGHVAPGLGFLLIGLWHLFNHIKLHCLNPNSYTSPPWFPTSKSKYLELFLIMAASTASVAMELFIGPERHQPLDSDGTIPSNHLHNFEHSSISLTFFTYAAFSIILDKKIQNTQTKHALTQLLASVAFAQQLLLFHLHSADHMGPEGQYHLLLQLLVFVSLTTTLLGICFPKSFLVSFARSVSIYFQGLWLIVMGFALWTPELIPKGCYMNDEEGHMVVRCHDHESVHRANSLVNIQFSWFIILVTIFSVSLYLVMDKFYGGGKVEYFSLGNEEEGGEEGDDVDVESQKRSIVGNPMSFIHVGKTFSPLDIER; from the coding sequence ATGGGCACTCTTGTGGGACATGTTGCACCAGGCTTAGGCTTCTTGCTAATTGGCCTATGGCATCTCTTCAACCACATCAAGCTACACTGTCTCAACCCCAACTCCTACACTTCTCCACCATGGTTCCCCACATCCAAATCCAAGTACCTCGAACTCTTCCTCATCATGGCGGCCTCAACCGCCTCCGTCGCCATGGAACTCTTCATCGGACCGGAACGCCACCAGCCTCTCGACTCAGACGGAACCATTCCCTCCAACCACCTCCACAACTTCGAACACTCCTCCATCTCCCTCACCTTCTTCACCTACGCTGCCTTCTCTATCATCCTCGACAAAAAAATCCAAAACACTCAAACCAAACATGCCTTAACGCAATTGCTAGCCTCCGTGGCCTTCGCTCAGCAGCTTCTCCTCTTTCACCTCCACTCCGCTGACCACATGGGACCTGAAGGACAATACCACCTGCTACTGCAGCTCCTGGTATTTGTCTCGCTCACCACCACGCTCTTGGGAATTTGCTTTCCCAAGAGCTTTTTGGTGAGCTTCGCACGTTCCGTGAGCATATATTTTCAAGGACTATGGCTTATTGTTATGGGCTTCGCACTCTGGACCCCGGAGCTTATCCCTAAAGGGTGTTACATGAACGATGAGGAGGGTCACATGGTGGTTAGGTGTCATGATCATGAATCGGTCCACCGAGCTAACTCGCTGGTCAACATTCAGTTCAGCTGGTTCATCATCTTGGTCAcaattttttcagtttcttTGTACTTGGTTATGGATAAATTCTATGGTGGTGGGAAGGTTGAGTATTTCTCTTTGGGGaatgaggaagaaggaggagaagaaggtgATGACGTGGACGTTGAGTCGCAAAAGAGAAGCATAGTTGGCAATCCCATGAGCTTTATTCATGtgggaaaaacgttttcacCTCTTGACATTGAAAGGTAG
- the LOC130723828 gene encoding protein ALP1-like, with translation MRMLAYGVAADAVDEYIKIGETTALECVRRFCKGIIRLYEQEYMRAPTQEDLQRILQVSEMRGFPGMIGSIDCMHWEWKNCPKAWEGQFARGDKGTTTVILEAVASPDLWIWHAFFGCPGTLNDINVLDRSPVFDELEQGNAPRVNFIVNQRPYNMAYYLADGIYPSYPTFVKSIRLPQTEPDKCFAKHQEGCRKDIERAFGVLQARFKIIREPARFWDITDLGIIMRSCIILHNMIVEDERDTYAQRWTDFEQAEGSESSTPQPYSTEVLPAFADHVRARSEFRDPNVHHQLQADLVKHIWAKFGMYDD, from the coding sequence atgcgaatgttagcatatggtgtggcagcagatgcagtcgacgagtacatcaaaataggagagactacagcattggagtgtgtacgtagattctgtaaaggaatcatacgattgtatgagcaagagtacatgagagcaccaacccaagaggacctgcaaagaatactacaggttagtgaaatgcgggggttcccaggcatgatcgggagtattgactgcatgcactgggagtggaaaaattgtcctaaagcatgggaaggtcaatttgctagaggggataagggaaccaccacagttattcttgaagcagttgcatctcctgatctttggatctggcatgccttttttggatgtccgggaaccttgaacgatataaacgttctagaccggtcaccagtgtttgatgaattggaaCAGGGAAACGCTCCACGTGTGAATTTCATCGTGAaccaacgtccctataatatggcatactatctagctgatggtatctacccttcttatccaacttttgTCAAGtctattagacttcctcaaactgaacccgataagtgctttgcaaaacatcaggagggatgtcggaaggacatcgaacgtgcatttggagtgcttcaagctcgttttaaaatcatccgtgaaccagctcgcttcTGGGACATaactgatttgggtatcatcatgaggtcatgcatcatattacataatatgattgttgaggatgaacgagatacatATGCTCAAcgctggaccgattttgagcaagctgagggaagtgaatctagtacaccgcaaccatactcgaccgaggtgttacccgcttttgcggatcacgtgcgtgctagatccgagttccgTGATCCAAATGTCCATCACCAACtacaagcagatctagtgaagcacatctgggcaaagtttggaatgtatgatgattaa
- the LOC130723450 gene encoding uncharacterized protein LOC130723450, with protein MAIMTRKRRRMIDDAASASASTASVVLPEELMIEILSRVEVSNPLQFRCVCKLWKSLVVDPQFVKNHLHRSFTDITDLASKAMDDMNAFESQLNYNYAPVPPPQQPPQNDEEEEEEEDEEEEEERNSFSNEVAQLDNLLLVVRSLKGSLETIKVDVQAIKERMKCLQSFLLIYLKTAKASSSSVSASASSSHFL; from the coding sequence atggCGATCATGACGCGGAAGCGCCGTCGTATGATCGACGACGCGGCATCGGCATCGGCATCGACGGCGAGCGTCGTCCTGCCGGAGGAACTGATGATCGAAATCCTGTCTAGGGTTGAGGTGAGCAATCCATTGCAATTCCGGTGCGTGTGCAAGTTGTGGAAATCGCTGGTGGTTGATCCTCAATTTGTCAAGAATCACCTCCATAGATCGTTCACCGACATCACCGATCTCGCATCCAAAGCCATGGATGACATGAACGCGTTCGAGTCGCAGCTAAATTACAATTATGCCCCTGTTCCGCCGCCACAACAACCACCGCAGaacgatgaagaagaagaggaggaagaagacgaagaagaagaagaagagaggaatTCTTTCTCAAACGAGGTGGCTCAGTTGGATAATCTCTTGCTGGTTGTTCGTTCTCTGAAAGGAAGCTTGGAAACAATCAAGGTCGATGTTCAAGCCATCAAGGAGAGAATGAAGTGCCTTCAAAGCTTTCTGCTAATTTATCTCAAGACAGCAaaggcttcttcttcttctgtttctGCTTCAGCTTcatcctctcactttctctga
- the LOC130725735 gene encoding F-box/kelch-repeat protein At3g23880-like, protein MVSYSSKDLSEWLSFDLVEQILWRLPVKSLLPFCTVCKSLNSTISDPKFAINHLLCSKKNLTHHRILLSRRDMPPKSLSAYPLYEERRSCIFNGHPKGTPLNYPRSNPDSDFIVGSCDGILCFAAVAGGEDRPFLVWNPSIRKFKELEPLETKHPHQNPVPIYGFGYDHSCDDYKVIAGFCYKLPGDVFKCQINGNDLRTNVWRRKNVQDFPGLPMPNDEIGRLVSDTVNWLVKSTSSFVIVSFDLGEESCQEISQPNYGVDSSVFVDHPDMFCLKLEVLRDCLSIIVHVRDFEDNEDYEYLWVMKEYGNRESWTKLFKVPHMKLSIRPWYGSFARIVCILKDSKGDDTLFMRWGSTLAVHSSTLTVFNCNHDGVCVFERFKPSFSLFERSCAAICVAFVYSPMKFVYCAAAIMEGPLSPPCA, encoded by the exons ATGGTGTCATATAGTAGCAAGGACTTGTCAGAGTGGTTGTCGTTCGACCTGGTGGAGCAAATCCTATGGAGGCTTCCGGTAAAGTCCCTCTTGCCATTCTGCACCGTCTGCAAGTCATTGAATTCCACAATCTCCGATCCCAAATTCGCCATAAACCATCTTCTCTGCTCAAAGAAGAATCTCACTCACCACCGCATCTTACTTTCCCGACGTGACATGCCACCGAAGTCTCTCAGTGCTTACCCTCTCTATGAGGAACGCCGCTCATGCATTTTCAATGGTCACCCTAAAGGGACGCCGCTCAATTACCCCCGGAGCAATCCAGATTCTGATTTCATCGTTGGCTCTTGCGACGGAATCCTATGTTTCGCCGCCGTCGCCGGCGGTGAGGACAGACCGTTTCTCGTGTGGAACCCTTCCATTAGAAAATTTAAGGAACTGGAGCCTTTGGAAACCAAACATCCTCATCAGAACCCTGTTCCAATTTATGGTTTTGGGTATGATCATTCTTGTGATGATTACAAGGTGATTGCAGGGTTTTGTTATAAATTGCCTGGTGATGTTTTCAAATGCCAAATCAATGGTAATGATTTGAGGACTAACGTTTGGAGAAGGAAAAATGTTCAGGATTTCCCTGGTTTGCCCATGCCAAATGATGAGATAGGAAGATTAGTGAGTGACACTGTTAATTGGTTGGTGAAGTCTACTAGTTCATTTGTTATTGTTTCTTTTGATTTGGGGGAGGAGAGTTGTCAAGAAATTTCACAACCTAATTATGGAGTTGATTCTAGTGTTTTTGTTGATCATCCAGATATGTTTTGTTTGAAGTTGGAGGTACTGAGGGATTGCTTGAGCATTATTGTTCATGTTAGGGATTTCGAAGACAATGAGGACTATGAATATTTATGGGTTATGAAAGAATATGGAAATCGAGAGTCTTGGACTAAACTGTTCAAAGTTCCTCACATGAAACTCAGCATACGACCCTGGTATGGTTCGTTTGCCCGGATAGTCTGTATTTTAAAGGATTCCAAAGGAGATGATACATTGTTCATGCGTTGGGGGTCAACTTTAGCAGTTCATAGCTCAACTTTAACTGTTTTCAATTGCAACCATGATGGCGTTTGCGTGTTTGAAAGATTCAAACCTTCATTTTCCCTG TTTGAGAGAAGCTGTGCAGCAATTTGTGTCGCATTTGTCTATTCTCCAATGAAATTTGTATACTGTGCAGCAGCTATCATGGAGGGTCCTCTTTCTCCTCCATGTGCTTAG
- the LOC130726606 gene encoding mediator of RNA polymerase II transcription subunit 33A, translating into MEVSAALSNWSKAAELTKAAQEKGSDPLVWAIQMYSNLNSAGESLPSPELAEFLVSYICWENNVPILWKFLDKALMLKIVPPMLLLALLSLRVIPCRHVQPAAYRLYLELLKRHAFDLQYQINRPDYEKVMKSIDDVLHLSDIFGMSHSEPGILVVEFIFSIVWQLLDASLDDEGLLEFIPEKNSRWAILYQEMDLDRHDNYSDKKAEQLEILQNANTLMAVEIIGQFLQDKKSSRLLYLARRNLPAHWLSFVQRLQLLGTNSLALRKSRILCPEALSHLTSDTCMALPRECKTNSQQKFQSVMAFEYLSSSASLCHGASHSALWIPLDLMLEDAMDGYQVSATSSIEIISGLIKTLRAINGTSWHDTFLGLWLATLRLVQRERDPIEGPMPHLDTRLFMLFCILPLVVANLIEEEERTPVDEKDNGPTDHWKEKMVPGKCRNDLVSSLQVLGDYQSLLLPPQSVVAAANQAAAKAMLFVSGIGNAYFDCLTMTEMPVNCSGNMRHLIVEACIARNLLDTSAYLWPGYVSGRINQIPQCMPAQVPGWSSFMKGAPLTSVMVNALVSSPATSLAELEKIFEIALGGSEDEKISAAAILCGASLIRGWNIQEHTVHFILRLLSPPVPAGNTEGNNYLINYAPILNALFVGIASVDCVQIFSLHGLVPQLACSLMPICEVLGSCLPNISWTLPSGEEISAHAVFSNAFILLLKLWRFNRPPLEYGIGEVPTVGSQLTPEYLLLVRNSHLMSAGNVHKDQYRRRLSEIASLSSPNSVFVDSFPKLKVWYRQHQACIASTLSGLVHGTPFHQIVEGLLNMMFRKINRGSQTTIISGSSSSSGLGNEDACIGPKLPAWDILEAIPFVIDAALTACAHGRLSPRELATGLKDLADFLPASLATIISYFCAEVTRGVWKPASMNGTDWPSPAAKLQNVEEQIKKILAATGVVVPSLAPGDTSPATLPLPLAAFTSLTITYKVDRSSERFLNLAGQTLESLAASCPWPCMPIVASLWTQKAKRWTDFLVFSASRTVFLHNSDAVVQLLKSCFTATLGMNGSPISSSGGVGALLGHGFKAHLSGGICPVAPGILYLRAYRSIRDMVFLTEEILSILMQSVREIVCGGLPKERLAKLKATKEGMKYGQVSLAASMSRVKLAAALGASLVWISGGLTLVQLLIKETLPSWFISVHGLEQEEKCDGMVTMLGGYALAYFAVLCGAFAWGVDSSSSASKRRPKVLGCHMEFLASALDGKISLGCDSATWRAYVSGFVSLMVGCTPNWVLEVDVQVLKRLSNGLRQLNEEELALALLSAGGVGTMGAAAELIIDTEM; encoded by the exons ATGGAGGTTTCCGCCGCGCTGAGCAACTGGAGCAAGGCGGCGGAGCTGACGAAGGCGGCGCAGGAGAAAGGGAGTGATCCTCTGGTTTGGGCTATTCAGATGTACTCCAACTTGAACTCTGCCGGAGAGTCTCTTCCCTCACCGGAACTCGCTGAGTTCTTGGTCTCTTACATTTGCTGGGAGAATAATGTTCCCATTCTCTGGAAGTTTCTCGATAAGGCTCTTATGCTCAAGATCGTTCCTCCTATGCTTCTTCTCGCTCTCCTCTCTCTCAG GGTTATTCCATGTAGACATGTCCAACCTGCAGCATATAGGCTATATTTGGAACTCCTCAAGAGGCATGCCTTTGATCTTCAATATCAGATTAACCGGCCGGATTACGAAAA GGTCATGAAATCTATAGATGATGTTCTTCATCTTTCCGACATATTTGGCATGTCACATAGTGAGCCTGGCATTCTGGTggttgaatttattttttcgaTTGTCTGGCAGTTGCTTGATGCATCATTGGATGATGAAGGTTTGCTGGAATTTATTCCTGAAAAAAATTCTAGATGGGCAATACTGTATCAAGAAATGGATCTGGATAGGCATGACAATTACAGTGATAAAAAGGCTGAACAACTTGAGATATTGCAAAATGCAAATACACTTATGGCTGTTGAGATAATTGGGCAGTTTTTGCAGGATAAAAAATCTTCAAGGCTTCTTTACTTGGCTCGCCGAAATTT GCCTGCACATTGGCTAAGTTTTGTTCAACGGCTACAGCTGCTTGGAACAAATTCATTAGCATTGAGAAAATCAAGAATTCTATGTCCTGAAGCACTTTCGCATCTGACTTCAGATACTTGTATGGCATTGCCTCGAGAATGCAAAACAAATTCACAGCAAAAGTTCCAGTCAGTTATGGCTTTTGAatatctttcttcttctgcATCACTTTGTCATGGTGCTAGTCATTCTGCTCTTTGGATTCCTCTTGATCTGATGCTGGAGGATGCCATGGACGGCTATCAAGTCAGTGCAACTAGTTCTATTGAAATAATTAGCG GTTTGATAAAGACCCTCCGAGCAATAAATGGCACCTCTTGGCATGACACTTTCCTTGGCctctggttagcaactcttcGTCTTGTTCAGAGg GAAAGAGATCCGATTGAGGGCCCAATGCCTCATCTTGATACTCGCTTATTCATGCTGTTTTGTATCCTACCTCTTGTTGTTGCCAATCTTATTGAGGAGGAGGAAAGGACACCGGTAGATGAAAAAGACAATGGCCCTACAGATCACTGGAAAGAGAAAATGGTTCCAGGAAAATGTCGCAATGATTTAGTCTCAAGTCTCCAGGTATTGGGTGATTATCAGAGCTTGCTCCTTCCACCTCAATCTGTTGTTGCTGCTGCAAATCAGGCTGCTGCAAAAGCAATGCTATTTGTTTCTGGCATAGGGAATGCATATTTTGACTGTCTCACCATGACAGAGATGCCAGTGAACTGTT ctGGAAACATGCGTCATCTGATAGTTGAGGCATGTATTGCCCGAAATCTACTCGATACATCTGCATACTTATGGCCAGGTTATGTGAGTGGACGGATCAATCAGATACCTCAGTGTATGCCAGCTCAAGTACCTGGCTGGTCATCATTTATGAAGGGAGCCCCGCTTACTTCTGTGATGGTTAATGCTCTGGTTTCAAGTCCTGCTACAAG CTTAGCAGAACTGGAGAAAATTTTTGAAATTGCACTTGGGGGATCAGAAGATGAAAAGATATCTGCTGCTGCTATTCTTTGTGGAGCATCCTTAATTCGGGGATGGAATATACAG GAGCACACTGTTCATTTCATTCTTAGGTTATTATCTCCCCCAGTACCAGCAGGGAACACTGAAGGAAATAACTATTTGATTAATTATGCTCCAATACTAAATGCACTCTTTGTCGGAATTGCTTCTGTCGATTGCGTTCAAATATTTTCACTGCATGGCTTG GTTCCACAGCTTGCCTGTTCATTGATGCCAATATGCGAGGTTTTAGGGTCATGTTTACCTAATATATCATGGACGTTACCATCAGGGGAAGAAATATCTGCCCATGCTGTGTTTTCAAATGCATTTATTCTTCTCTTAAAGCTATGGAGATTTAACCGTCCTCCCCTTGAATATGGAATTGGAGAAGTACCCACAGTTGGCTCTCAATTAACTCCTGAATACTTATTGCTGGTACGAAATTCCCACTTAATGTCAGCTGGTAACGTCCACAAAGATCAATACAGGAGGAGACTCTCAGAAATTGCAAGTTTATCATCGCCAAATTCGGTATTTGTTGACTCCTTTCCAAAATTAAAAGTTTGGTATCGGCAGCATCAAGCATGTATAGCTTCAACTCTCTCTGGCCTTGTTCATGGGACCCCTTTTCATCAGATTGTTGAGGGGCTTCTTAACATGATGTTCAGAAAGATTAATCGAGGAAGCCAGACTACTATTATATCGGGaagcagtagctcttctggacTTGGAAATGAAGATGCCTGTATAGGGCCAAAGTTGCCTGCTTGGGATATTCTTGAAGCCATTCCCTTCGTAATTGATGCTGCTCTAACAGCCTGTGCTCATGGAAGACTGTCTCCGCGTGAGTTGGCAACAG GTCTTAAAGATTTAGCTGATTTCCTTCCTGCATCTCTTGCAACCATAATTAGTTACTTCTGTGCTGAAGTAACTCGCGGAGTTTGGAAACCAGCATCTATGAACGGAACAGATTGGCCAAGCCCCGCTGCAAAGCTACAGAATGTTGAGGAGCAGATCAAGAAAATTTTGGCTGCAACTGGTGTTGTTGTGCCTAGCCTTGCTCCAG GAGACACCTCTCCTGCCACACTTCCATTGCCCTTGGCTGCCTTCACTAGCCTTACCATAACATACAAAGTTGATAGATCATCAGAGCGTTTTCTTAATTTAGCTGGCCAAACATTGGAGAGCCTTGCTGCAAGTTGTCCATGGCCTTGCATGCCAATTGTGGCTTCCTTGTGGACCCAAAAGGCAAAACGTTGGACTGACTTCCTTGTCTTCTCAGCATCTAGAACCGTCTTCCTCCACAACAGTGATGCAGTAGTCCAACTTCTTAAAAGCTGCTTCACAGCTACCCTTGGAATGAATGGCTCTCCTATCTCATCCAGTGGTGGTGTTGGAGCTCTCCTTGGTCATGGATTTAAGGCCCATTTAAGTGGAGGGATCTGCCCTGTTGCTCCTGGTATTCTTTATTTACGGGCTTATCGGTCAATCAGAGACATGGTTTTCCTGACGGAAGAAATCCTTTCCATCTTGATGCAGTCAGTGAGAGAAATAGTGTGTGGGGGGTTACCAAAGGAGCGATTGGCAAAGTTGAAAGCAACGAAAGAAGGCATGAAATATGGACAGGTTTCGCTTGCTGCCTCAATGAGCCGGGTGAAGCTTGCAGCTGCCCTTGGGGCTTCTTTAGTATGGATATCTGGAGGGTTGACGCTGgttcaattattaataaaagaaaCTTTGCCATCATGGTTTATATCTGTTCACGGCCTAGAGCAGGAAGAAAAGTGTGATGGAATGGTTACAATGCTAGGAGGATATGCACTTGCTTACTTTGCTGTTCTTTGTGGGGCTTTTGCTTGGGGAGTtgattcatcatcatcagctTCAAAGCGACGTCCAAAAGTTCTAGGTTGCCACATGGAGTTTCTTGCAAGTGCACTTGATGGTAAGATATCGCTTGGCTGTGATTCTGCTACTTGGCGTGCCTATGTGTCAGGTTTTGTGAGCTTGATGGTAGGTTGCACACCAAACTGGGTACTGGAAGTTGATGTACAAGTGTTGAAGAGACTGAGCAATGGGTTGAGACAGTTAAACGAGGAAGagcttgctcttgctttgttgTCCGCTGGTGGTGTAGGTACCATGGGTGCGGCAGCTGAGCTCATCATTGACACTGAAAtgtaa